A region of the Candidatus Methylomirabilota bacterium genome:
CGGCCTCCTTGACGTCCCGGTTGATGATGAGGTAGTCGTACTGGCGCCACGCGGAAATTTCCTCGCGGGCCCGGTTCAGCCGTCGCACGATCTCGACGGCCGCGTCGCTCTTCCGCTCCCGCAGGCGCGCCTCCAGCTCCCTCATGGACGGCGCCATGATGAAGACGGAAACGGCCTCGGGATATCGCTGGCGCAGCTGCCGCGCGCCATGAGTGTCGATGTCCAGGATCACGTCGAGCCCGCGGTTGAGCGCCCCCTCCAGGGCCTTGGCCGGCGTGCCGTAGCGATGGCCATGCACTTCCGCCCACTCCGCGAACTCGTCCTTGTCGCGCATGGTCTGGAACTCGGCGTCC
Encoded here:
- the gmk gene encoding guanylate kinase; amino-acid sequence: MKRRGALIVVSAPSGAGKTTLCHEVRQLVPDLFYSVSYTTRAPRPGEVDGKDFHFVTDAEFQTMRDKDEFAEWAEVHGHRYGTPAKALEGALNRGLDVILDIDTHGARQLRQRYPEAVSVFIMAPSMRELEARLRERKSDAAVEIVRRLNRAREEISAWRQYDYLIINRDVKEAVDQLATVIQAERWRTSRLTLKFPDVEVPE